The following coding sequences lie in one Aspergillus puulaauensis MK2 DNA, chromosome 3, nearly complete sequence genomic window:
- a CDS encoding Mis12-Mtw1 family protein (COG:S;~EggNog:ENOG410PN5I;~InterPro:IPR013218;~PFAM:PF08202;~go_component: GO:0000444 - MIS12/MIND type complex [Evidence IEA];~go_process: GO:0007059 - chromosome segregation [Evidence IEA];~go_process: GO:0051301 - cell division [Evidence IEA]) yields the protein MTTTVLATTTTQTKRREPLRVLDMATSQARARPASSAAPGGTGGKGTGRRTRSSMDKQGRNDEGMNGDKKRKAEIYDEDIEGFQFSRITDNKKQKASKEAEKPDLPAPEEPAPQPSPRRGRPPKKKVEQKPSNVTETKKDSEGAVKRKTRGSARTAPEPEPQPQPQTERSTRATRKRDEGEQVTVEKKRKKGRPSKSHEEQPNGFVSPEAPPAGTATIALPMADTPVIQRNREMRGKKSGKGSRRSSLSMRGRRASSLIDSGASNALPHKKVDTAEFYKHIAADGLVEPRRMRQLLIWCGTRAMGDKPSGSRSGDESARLAARVIQEELLKEFGSNSELSNWFSREDTTPPTVVVKKANPKNVQNQEKIQELEEQIQKLQKERHALNALLRPPSIPRVKPVQKQMPNGQAENPPLETEKTTHSAPENIDLPALDPSQQRILASIDPEAAKRYQETQPQSEQRPETTNLPPVTPSSISTRLSRLTSRLAPTLDSFAAGIHDIELYRAMSDAVSARTLHICAERLEERDARNALRRLAIAGEEGESEEKDVALRPRPKEDLGPILGALSRVERR from the exons ATGACCACCACTGTCCTAGCAACCACTACGACTCAGACGAAGCGTCGAGAACCTCTGAGGGTGCTTGATATGGCAACGTCCCAGGCGCGGGCGCGTCCTGCGTCGTCCGCCGCGCCTGGCGGGACCGGTGGAAAAGGTACGGGAAGACGAACGAGATCGAGTATGGATAAACAGGGGAGGAATGATGAGGGTATGAATGGGGAtaagaagcgcaaggctg AAATTTACGATGAGGATATAGAAGGGTTTCAGTTCTCGCGCATTACGGATaacaagaagcagaaggcatctaaagaggcagagaagccagatcttccagctcctgaagagccagcgccgcagcccTCGCCAAGGAGAGGTCGaccgccgaagaagaaggtggagCAGAAACCGAGCAACGTGACAGAAACGAAGAAGGATTCTGAAGGAGCGGTGAAAAGGAAAACGCGAGGAAGCGCTAGGACCGCTCCGGAGCCAGaaccacaacctcaaccccagaccGAACGAAGTACACGCGCAACGCGAAAGCGAGACGAGGGGGAGCAGGTTActgtggagaagaagcgaaagaaaGGCCGGCCGAGCAAATCCCATGAGGAGCAGCCTAATGGATTTGTGTCACCAGAGGCACCGCCGGCGGGGACGGCTACTATTGCGCTACCCATGGCGGACACCCCGGTCATACAGAGGAACCGAGAGATGAGGGGGAAGAAGTCAGGGAAGGGGAGCCGGCGCAGTAGTCTCAGCATGCGGGGGCGAAGGGCCAGCTCATTAATTGATTCTGGCGCATCAAACG CATTGCCTCACAAGAAAGTGGACACGGCGGAATTTTATAAACACATTGCTGCGGACGGCTTAGTGGAGCCAAGGCGGATGAGACAGCTTCTGATATGGTGCGGAACACGAGCAATGGGGGATAAGCCATCGGGCTCCCGTTCAGGGGATGAGAGCGCTCGATTAGCAG CGCGTGTGATCCAAGAAGAACTCCTCAAGGAATTTGGGAGTAATTCGGAACTCTCCAATTGGTTTTCGCGGGAGGATACGACACCCCCGACGGTTGTCGTGAAGAAGGCAAACCCGAAGAACGTACAAAATCAGGAGAAGATCCAggagttggaagagcaaaTACAAAA GCTGCAAAAAGAGCGGCATGCTCTGAATGCGTTACTACGACCTCCCTCAATTCCGAGGGTCAAGCCCGTGCAAAAACAGATGCCGAATGGTCAAGCAGAGAATCCTCCGTTAGAAACGGAGAAAACAACACACTCCGCCCCCGAAAACATCGATCTACCAGCATTAGACCCCTCCCAGCAGCGCATACTAGCGTCTATAGACCCAGAGGCAGCAAAGCGATACCAAGAAACACAACCCCAATCCGAGCAAAGACCAGAAACTACAAATCTTCCTCCAGTGACCCCCTCGAGCATATCCACACGCCTCTCGCGATTAACGAGCCGGCTAGCACCAACACTCGACTCCTTCGCAGCGGGAATTCACGACATCGAACTCTACCGCGCCATGTCAGACGCCGTTTCAGCACGGACATTACATATCTGCGCGGAGCGACTCGAGGAGCGAGATGCACGGAACGCACTCCGGCGACTTGCCATTgcgggggaagaaggagagaGCGAAGAAAAGGACGTCGCTCTCCGACCAAGACCAAAGGAAGACCTAGGCCCAATTCTGGGGGCTTTAAGTCGGGTGGAGAGGCGGTGA
- a CDS encoding putative phosphatidylserine decarboxylase Psd2 (COG:I;~EggNog:ENOG410PFCS;~InterPro:IPR003817,IPR011992,IPR033177,IPR035892, IPR033179,IPR000008,IPR002048,IPR018247;~PFAM:PF00168,PF02666;~go_function: GO:0004609 - phosphatidylserine decarboxylase activity [Evidence IEA];~go_function: GO:0005509 - calcium ion binding [Evidence IEA];~go_process: GO:0008654 - phospholipid biosynthetic process [Evidence IEA]), translating to MVRLPLPQRLSSHLSTRSNASTPGQSRSTSPMRSPDVRPLTLKVSVLRGRNLAAKDRGGTSDPYLIVTLGDARQSTPTIFKTLNPEWNVTFEMPVVGVPLLECICWDHDRFGKDYLGEFDIALEDIFTNGDTQQQPRWYTLTSNRKSGKRKDSNVSGEILLQFSLFDPVDPATPPTDIYHRFKALVSSGDEDDYFPSVSSSAIAEETGERDDEETSDETDDPTKPEVVEKRRKRLRLKRLKRKSLAARAYQFSGVGNGVQGIVFMEIVRVTDLPPERNVTRTSFDMDPFVVTSLGRKTLRTPVIRHNLNPVYHEKMVFQVMKHEQMYTMSFTVMDRDKFSGNDFVASAGFPLQTLIQAAPETDPETGLYMLSEDENGSPAKSDIKISPAPSSTSLSKQGNPLTRSRSSTTSLSAQAQPEPPATPALILPDETTSSGLSDVSTAASPVTPIAYESDGLRLYKIPLTLKNKERWEDKHFPELIVKAKYMPYRALRQQFWRLMLRQYDADDSGSIDKVELTTMLDTLGSTLKESTIDSFFERFGEETESSEPVGLSFDQVVMCLEDTLQSLQKNSRAMGKRLSPTTSTASQESDGLSGDELNVETSSSLPTNADPQATSVPTIPSSELPTNDEELHPDDLGDERGEEHVIEIRECPLCHQPRLGKRSDADIITHIATCASQDWRQVDNLVMGGFVTSSQAQRKWYSKVITKISYGGYKLGANSANILVQDRITGQINEERMSVYVRLGIRLLYKGLKSRDMEKKRIRKILKSLSVKQGRKYDDPASAAQIRDFINFHQLDMTEVLLPLGQFKNFNQFFYRALKPDARPCSAPDEPGIVVSPADCRSVVFDRITEATGIWVKGREFSIKRLLGDAYPEDVSRYQNGALGVFRLAPQDYHRFHIPVDGVMGTPKTIEGEYYTVNPMAIRSALDVYGENVRILVPIDSVAHGRVMVICVGAMMVGSTVITRQAGERVSRAEELGYFKFGGSTLLVLFEEGKVNFDKDLVDNSREALETLVRVGMSVGHSPDIPQFEPDLPKKAEEVSVEEMQAAKRRIEGSLAPPTHASGLQ from the exons ATGGTGCGGTTACCGCTGCCACAACGTCTCAGCTCTCACCTCAGCACCAGAAGCAATGCTTCTACACCAGGTCAGAGTAGAAGCACGAGTCCCATGAGGTCTCCGGATGTCCGGCCGTTGACCCTCAAAGTTTCTGTCTTGCGG GGGAGAAATCTTGCCGCCAAAGATCGAGGAGGAACGAGCGATCCC TATTTGATAGTCACACTCGGGGATGCCAGGCAATCGACGCCTACGATATTCAAGACATTAAATCCAGAATGGAATGTGACGTTTGAGATGCCGGTCGTCGGCGTCCCGTTGCTAGAGTGTATCTGCTGGGACCACGACAGATTCGGCAAAGACTACCTAGGAGAGTTCGATATTGCTTTGGAAGATATATTTACGAACGGGGATACCCAGCAGCAG CCGAGATGGTATACTCTCACGTCGAATCGGAAATCCGGCAAAAGGAAGGATAGCAACGTCTCCGGTGAAATCCTGTTACAATTCTCGCTATTTGACCCAGTGGACCCTGCGACTCCGCCGACGGATATATACCATAGGTTCAAGGCCTTAGTTTCCAGcggtgacgaggacgatTACTTCCCCTCAGTATCTTCGTCTGCTATCGCTGAGGAAACTGGGGAGcgagatgatgaggaaacgTCAGATGAAACTGATGATCCAACGAAACCGGAGGTGGTTGAAAAGCGCAGGAAAAGACTGCGCCTGAAGCGCTTGAAACGCAAGTCTTTGGCAGCCAGAGCGTATCAGTTCTCTGGCGTCGGCAATGGCGTGCAGGGTATTGTATTCATGGAGATTGTCAGGGTCACTGACCTTCCACCTGAGCGAAATG TAACTCGAACATCATTCGATATGGACCCCTTCGTTGTGACTTCACTTGGTCGCAAAACGCTCCGAACTCCAGTCATACGTCACAACCTAAACCCGGTATACCACGAGAAGATGGTCTTCCAAGTCATGAAGCACGAACAAATGTACACAATGAGTTTCACGGTCATGGACCGAGACAAATTCTCAGGAAACGATTTTGTTGCTTCGGCCGGATTCCCGCTGCAAACTCTTATCCAGGCCGCTCCTGAAACTGATCCAGAGACAGGCCTCTACATGCTTTCTGAAGACGAAAACGGATCTCCAGCGAAATCTGATATTAAGATCAGCCCCGCTCCATCGTCAACTAGCCTGTCAAAACAGGGCAATCCGCTCAcaagatcgaggagctcaaCCACATCTCTATCGGCGCAGGCACAACCGGAGCCTCCAGCGACCCCTGCATTGATCCTTCCTGATGAAACCACAAGCAGCGGTCTCTCCGACGTTTCCACAGCTGCTAGCCCTGTCACACCAATTGCCTACGAATCAGATGGGCTCAGGCTCTATAAGATCCCTCTAACGTTGAAGAACAAAGAACGATGGGAAGATAAACATTTCCCTGAGTTAATAGTCAAAGCGAAATACATGCCTTACCGTGCATTGCGGCAACAATTCTGGAGGCTGATGTTGAGGCAATACGACGCCGATGACAGCGGTAGCATCGACAAGGTCGAGCTGACTACGATGCTTGATACTCTTGGATCCACGCTGAAGGAGTCAACTATTGATAGTTTCTTCGAGCGCTTTGGCGAGGAGACTGAGTCAAGCGAGCCCGTTGGTTTATCTTTTGATCAAGTTGTAATGTGTCTTGAAGATACGCTTCAGTCGCTCCAGAAAAACTCTCGGGCGATGGGCAAAAGACTCAGCCCAACTACGTCGACAGCCAGCCAGGAAAGCGATGGGCTCAGCGGCGACGAGCTCAATGTCGAGACTAGCTCATCTCTACCAACCAATGCAGATCCCCAGGCTACATCTGTCCCGACAATCCCATCTTCGGAGCTCCCTACCAACGACGAAGAGCTCCATCCCGATGATTTAGGCGACGAGCGTGGAGAGGAACACGTTATCGAAATCCGGGAGTGTCCGCTGTGCCACCAGCCTCGACTTGGAAAACGGTCTGATGCCGATATCATAACACACATAGCAACATGTGCAAGCCAGGATTGGCGGCAAGTAGACAACCTTGTTATGGGTGGCTTCGTTACTTCAAGTCAGGCGCAACGCAAGTGGTACAGTAAAGTTATCACGAAGATCTCTTACGGCGGCTACAAGCTAGGCGCAAACTCCGCCAATATCCTGGTCCAAGATCGTATTACTGGGCAGATTAACGAGGAGCGGATGAGTGTCTACGTCCGACTCGGCATTCGGCTTTTGTACAAGGGCCTCAAGAGTCGagacatggagaagaagcgaa TCCGCAAAATCCTCAAGTCACTCAGCGTCAAGCAGGGTAGAAAGTATGACGACCCAGCTTCTGCGGCGCAGATTCGAGACTTTATCAACTTCCACCAACTTGATATGACAGAAGTTCTGCTGCCTCTGGGTCAATTCAAGAACTTCAATCAGTTCTTCTACCGTGCACTGAAGCCAGACGCCAGGCCTTGTTCTGCTCCCGATGAACCCGGGATCGTTGTTTCCCCCGCTGACTGCCGGTCGGTGGTGTTTGACCGTATCACCGAAGCAACGGGTATCTGGGTCAAGGGACGAGAATTCTCCATCAAAAGACTCCTTGGTGATGCCTACCCCGAAGATGTTTCGCGCTACCAGAATGGAGCTCTGGGCGTTTTCCGACTCGCCCCTCAAGACTACCATCGCTTCCATATCCCCGTAGACGGTGTAATGGGCACTCCGAAAACTATTGAGGGTGAGTACTACACAGTTAACCCCATGGCTATTCGCTCTGCACTCGATGTATACGGCGAGAATGTACGAATTCTGGTCCCGATCGATTCTGTTGCACACGGCCGAGTGATGGTTATCTGCGTTGGTGCAATGATGGTCGGAAGTACGGTTATCACACGACAGGCTGGAGAAAGGGTTTCAAGAGCCGAGGAACTAGGATATTTTAAATTCGGTGGTAGCACGCTTTTGGTTCTctttgaagaaggaaaggtcAATTTCGACAAGGATCTCGTTGACAATTCAAGAGAAGCTCTGGAAACTTTG GTACGAGTGGGTATGTCTGTGGGCCACAGCCCCGATATCCCCCAGTTTGAGCCGGATCTGCcaaagaaggcagaggaggtCAGCGTTGAGGAGATGCAAGCCGCCAAGCGCAGAATCGAAGGCAGCTTGGCTCCTCCAACGCATGCCTCAGGGCTGCAGTAG